GTTTGATACGGATGAGATGACTAATTTTAATTACCCGTTGGCGGGGCGGACGATCATGGCTAAGATTCGGTTCACGACGTTAAAATGGTGATGTGCCTGAGGATTTTAATTGAAATATATAAATAAAGTAAATCACAATGAAAAACAATCTCTTTATTCTGGGGGCTTTTCTATGTACAGCCTTGTTTGTAACGTCATGTACGGATGATAACAAAAATGATGATGATAACGATGGTAAAGCGTCGATCATCGTGGGTATTAACATGCAGCCACAGGCGGATATGGGATATATCGTACCGATACAGGATATGAATGTCGGAACGATGTCTTACACGAATGCGGTTGAAACCAAAATTACTCCTTATTTGATGTCTTATAATGATTGGGTGTTCTACGTGCCGGGGACTTCGGAGGGAACGATTATAAAATATTCCCGGCAAGATAATGGGACCTTGAAAGTGGAAGGACGTTTGGAAGTGGCAACGGCTGCTCCCATGTGTGCTTCTATTGCTTTCGTTTCGACTACGAAAGCTTATGCATCCGCTCCGAACGATAACAAGATCATTATATTTAATCCAACAACCATGGTAAAAACAGGGGAAATTAATGTTGCCAAGCCTGAGTATGGGCTTGACGGAAGTAGTACTCCGAACCCGCTGGGACTGATCTTGCGGGATGGGAAACTCTATGTCGGGTGTGGTGAATTCGACCAGATGCCTATTTGTAAAAGTGGTGCGCATATTTTGATCATTGATGAGGCAACCGATACGCCGGAAAAGATTATTCATGACACGAGACTTTCCGCGGCATCTATTTTTGATTGCGGTATGTTTATTGATGAAAAAGGGGATCTTTACGTGACTTGTTGGGGATCTTATGGTTATGTCCCGGATCAGAAATTCGGATTGTTACGAATTAAAAAAGGAGCGACGGAATTTGATCCGGAGTACTGTT
The window above is part of the Butyricimonas paravirosa genome. Proteins encoded here:
- a CDS encoding YncE family protein, which encodes MKNNLFILGAFLCTALFVTSCTDDNKNDDDNDGKASIIVGINMQPQADMGYIVPIQDMNVGTMSYTNAVETKITPYLMSYNDWVFYVPGTSEGTIIKYSRQDNGTLKVEGRLEVATAAPMCASIAFVSTTKAYASAPNDNKIIIFNPTTMVKTGEINVAKPEYGLDGSSTPNPLGLILRDGKLYVGCGEFDQMPICKSGAHILIIDEATDTPEKIIHDTRLSAASIFDCGMFIDEKGDLYVTCWGSYGYVPDQKFGLLRIKKGATEFDPEYCFNMSDMNVEGVQGGKLQYSISNFYAGNGELYVLAYCPAFASASPDYINEKTNYCLKADLYNCTMKALNLPRTNGYSCAINKYGDDILFGLATEQNGTGIFTYNRKTNQCSSAPIVKTQGTLMDILVFE